In a single window of the Eshraghiella crossota genome:
- a CDS encoding HD-GYP domain-containing protein, with the protein MKKVFISDLKEGMVIGRDTFTSSGILIVPAKVTVTKSIIEHLMSLGLTYVLIDENAVKENELKFDKHKIVEFNKKYTAAKDNLNNTFGKVLEGSLIKDDVENLVDASWNMMDENINTYEMLGMIYSMHRYSDATYMHCMNVGVIATMIGKWLDWKEEDLKILNTCGMFHDIGKLMIDKAILDKPSRLTDEEYKIMKTHTVKGYEILKPMGLDKRIVNAALLHHERCDGSGYPLGVKGDKLDEFTKIIAIADVYEALTANRVYRKSMCPFDAIAHFEKEGFGLYDTKILLVFIHNILNSYLNSQVRLSNGEEAEIVLINKQAGSKPVLITSSGRTIDLSKEKDIKITEII; encoded by the coding sequence ATGAAAAAGGTTTTTATCAGCGATTTAAAAGAAGGCATGGTTATAGGCCGTGATACGTTTACATCATCAGGAATCCTTATCGTTCCTGCCAAAGTTACAGTTACTAAATCCATAATTGAACATCTTATGTCATTAGGGTTGACATATGTATTAATTGACGAAAATGCGGTTAAGGAAAACGAACTTAAATTTGATAAACATAAGATTGTTGAATTTAATAAAAAATATACAGCTGCCAAGGATAATCTTAACAATACTTTTGGAAAAGTCCTTGAAGGTAGTCTTATCAAAGACGACGTTGAGAATCTTGTTGATGCAAGCTGGAATATGATGGATGAAAATATTAACACTTATGAAATGCTTGGTATGATATACTCCATGCACCGGTATTCCGATGCTACATATATGCACTGCATGAATGTTGGTGTTATAGCGACCATGATAGGAAAATGGCTTGACTGGAAAGAAGAAGATCTGAAAATATTAAATACCTGTGGCATGTTTCATGATATTGGCAAACTTATGATTGATAAAGCAATACTTGATAAACCGTCAAGACTGACGGACGAGGAATATAAGATTATGAAAACCCACACAGTTAAGGGCTATGAAATTCTTAAACCTATGGGACTTGATAAAAGAATTGTAAATGCTGCACTTTTACATCACGAAAGATGCGATGGATCCGGATATCCTCTTGGTGTTAAGGGAGACAAACTTGATGAGTTTACCAAAATAATTGCGATTGCCGATGTATATGAAGCACTTACCGCCAACAGGGTTTATCGTAAGTCCATGTGCCCTTTTGATGCGATAGCTCATTTTGAAAAAGAAGGATTTGGATTATATGACACCAAAATTTTACTTGTTTTTATTCATAATATCCTGAATTCATATCTTAATTCACAGGTTAGATTAAGTAATGGAGAAGAAGCTGAGATTGTGCTTATTAACAAGCAGGCGGGAAGTAAACCTGTGTTAATAACAAGCAGTGGCAGAACCATTGATTTATCAAAAGAAAAAGATATAAAAATAACGGAAATAATCTGA
- a CDS encoding HAD family hydrolase has translation MKYKYLFFDLDGTLTDPAEGITNSIIYSLKKFNIEINDRTTLYKFIGPPLVDSFMKFYGFDEKKAWTAVEYYREYFSVSGLFENKVYDGIENLLDTLQKQGHKLYVATSKPKEYSVRILDKFGLLKYFEYVSGSSMDEKDSDKATIIKNALNVSLADKKDVLMIGDRCFDIKGAKTNGVDSLAVLYGYGSREEITDSAPEYIAETVNDIFNYV, from the coding sequence ATGAAATATAAATATTTATTTTTTGACCTTGACGGGACTCTTACAGACCCTGCAGAGGGCATTACCAATTCAATAATTTATTCCTTGAAAAAATTTAATATTGAAATTAATGACAGGACAACTCTATATAAATTTATAGGACCTCCCCTTGTGGATTCGTTTATGAAATTCTATGGATTTGACGAAAAAAAGGCATGGACAGCAGTTGAATATTACAGGGAATATTTTTCGGTCAGCGGATTATTTGAAAATAAAGTGTATGACGGAATTGAAAATCTTCTTGATACATTGCAAAAACAGGGACATAAGCTTTATGTAGCTACATCCAAACCAAAAGAATATTCGGTGCGTATTCTCGATAAATTCGGGCTCCTTAAGTATTTTGAATATGTTTCAGGCAGCAGTATGGACGAAAAAGACAGCGATAAAGCAACGATAATCAAAAACGCACTTAATGTATCTTTGGCAGATAAAAAAGACGTTCTTATGATCGGTGACAGGTGCTTTGACATAAAAGGAGCAAAGACCAACGGAGTCGATTCACTTGCTGTATTATACGGATACGGAAGCCGTGAAGAAATTACTGATTCAGCACCGGAATATATCGCAGAAACAGTAAATGACATATTTAACTATGTTTAG
- a CDS encoding oligosaccharide flippase family protein, producing MSKKVLIKGTLILTTAGVLIKFLGFLFKIFLSRKIGSEAIGTYQQAIPVITLCHAVCISGTEVTISKLTAFYRSKDNTYAVKNAVSCTLLSVIAGTLCGITIYSSAGFLAGHFLNNSECEKLLKALAFSIPFTCIHSMFYSYNLGKEKTFFPAFSQLSEQAVRFLGVIVFSQKYTGAYTAALASITGELFSVFLCLLLVVGKKLKKNYFVPSKKIYMNIIKLSGPVIFNRVLVSLLQSIESALIPMMFVLYGMSAKEALSAYGLITGMALPVVLFPVTFVNSFSMMLLPAVSKKKNSLKAVLNYSIKSFIMSFILGVLCIIFFNSAGSYIACLLFKENKMRMIIKPLSYVCPFLFINVTFKAIMNAIDKSYKILVINLFSELIMLLFIVVLVPKSGPAAYIKGVIISQITSAILSVNTIRKYTKHS from the coding sequence ATGTCAAAAAAAGTCTTAATCAAAGGAACCTTAATCCTTACAACTGCAGGTGTTTTAATAAAATTTCTCGGTTTTTTATTTAAAATTTTTCTTTCAAGAAAAATAGGTTCAGAAGCAATCGGGACATATCAGCAGGCAATCCCGGTAATAACACTTTGCCACGCCGTATGTATATCAGGAACGGAAGTAACCATTTCAAAACTGACCGCTTTTTACAGAAGCAAAGATAACACATACGCTGTAAAAAACGCCGTTTCCTGTACCCTGCTTTCAGTTATTGCCGGAACACTCTGCGGAATTACCATATATTCCTCCGCAGGTTTTCTTGCCGGACATTTTCTTAACAACAGCGAATGTGAAAAATTATTAAAAGCCTTGGCTTTTTCCATTCCTTTTACATGCATCCATTCCATGTTCTATTCATATAATCTGGGTAAAGAAAAAACGTTTTTCCCCGCATTTTCACAATTATCCGAACAGGCCGTGCGTTTTCTCGGCGTTATTGTGTTCTCGCAGAAATACACAGGCGCTTACACCGCTGCCCTCGCATCAATAACAGGTGAACTTTTTTCAGTATTTTTATGTTTATTACTTGTTGTGGGGAAAAAATTAAAAAAGAATTATTTTGTACCATCAAAGAAAATTTATATGAATATAATAAAACTTTCCGGTCCTGTTATTTTTAACAGAGTGCTAGTAAGCCTGCTTCAAAGCATAGAATCCGCTCTTATTCCGATGATGTTTGTCTTATATGGAATGTCAGCAAAAGAAGCCTTGTCAGCTTACGGTCTGATAACCGGTATGGCACTTCCTGTAGTATTATTTCCGGTAACGTTCGTAAACTCATTTTCAATGATGCTGTTGCCAGCGGTATCAAAGAAAAAAAATTCTTTAAAAGCCGTATTAAATTACAGTATTAAATCTTTTATAATGTCCTTTATATTAGGGGTATTATGTATTATTTTCTTTAATTCTGCAGGCTCTTATATTGCCTGTTTACTTTTTAAAGAAAATAAAATGCGTATGATAATAAAACCACTGTCTTATGTATGCCCCTTTTTGTTCATAAACGTGACATTTAAGGCAATTATGAATGCCATTGATAAAAGCTATAAAATACTTGTAATAAATCTATTTTCTGAACTTATTATGCTGCTGTTTATTGTTGTACTTGTGCCCAAATCCGGCCCGGCTGCATATATAAAAGGTGTGATTATATCCCAGATTACAAGTGCTATCCTAAGCGTTAATACTATCCGTAAATATACTAAACATAGTTAA
- a CDS encoding cysteine desulfurase family protein produces MIYLDNAATTLMYPEVRDTVSYYEKYFYNPSSPYSASKKIRKELEKARTKLADMINAQPEEIYFTSGGTESDNWACNHAKAKRGHIITTAIEHKAVLMPLNDYNNKTIIKPMPDGAVNVSAIEQAIKRDTVMISVMTANNETGTLQPVDEIGRLAKEYNIIFHTDAVQAFGHIKIDVKKIGADMLSASSHKFHGPKGCGFLYADKNTGIKPFIYGGGQERGQRSGTENVPGILGMVKAAEISHRIMDENNRKLRKINDYMTDRILNEIDDCICNGNRENRLSNNINVSFGNIDGKALLVLLDMEGVYVSGASACNGGKEKSYVLSSLGVPEKYADGTIRMTMDYTMNMKQADYVLNVLKKCVNYLRKK; encoded by the coding sequence ATGATTTATCTTGATAATGCAGCAACAACATTAATGTATCCTGAAGTAAGGGACACAGTAAGTTATTATGAAAAATATTTTTATAATCCGTCATCTCCTTATTCCGCAAGTAAAAAAATAAGAAAAGAACTTGAAAAAGCAAGGACAAAACTGGCAGATATGATAAATGCACAGCCTGAGGAAATTTATTTTACGTCAGGAGGCACGGAATCGGACAACTGGGCATGCAACCATGCCAAGGCAAAAAGGGGCCATATCATTACCACGGCGATAGAACATAAGGCTGTTCTTATGCCGCTTAATGATTATAATAATAAAACAATTATTAAGCCTATGCCTGATGGTGCCGTTAATGTATCTGCAATTGAACAGGCAATAAAAAGAGACACCGTGATGATTTCTGTTATGACTGCCAATAATGAAACGGGAACCTTGCAGCCGGTAGATGAAATAGGAAGACTTGCAAAAGAATATAATATAATATTTCATACAGATGCAGTGCAGGCTTTTGGGCACATTAAAATAGATGTTAAAAAAATTGGTGCTGATATGTTAAGCGCGTCCTCACATAAGTTTCATGGACCAAAAGGCTGTGGATTTTTATATGCGGATAAAAATACGGGCATCAAGCCTTTTATATATGGAGGGGGTCAGGAGAGGGGACAACGCTCCGGCACCGAAAATGTACCGGGGATACTCGGTATGGTAAAGGCAGCAGAAATATCACACCGGATAATGGATGAAAACAATCGTAAACTCCGTAAAATCAATGATTATATGACAGACCGAATATTAAATGAAATCGATGACTGTATATGTAACGGCAATCGTGAAAACAGACTTTCAAACAATATAAATGTAAGTTTTGGCAATATTGACGGAAAAGCACTTCTGGTTCTCCTTGATATGGAGGGAGTATATGTGTCAGGTGCATCGGCGTGCAACGGAGGCAAAGAAAAATCATATGTGCTTTCTTCTCTTGGAGTTCCCGAAAAATATGCAGACGGAACAATAAGAATGACAATGGATTACACAATGAATATGAAACAGGCTGATTATGTGCTTAATGTATTAAAAAAATGTGTAAATTATTTAAGAAAAAAATAA
- a CDS encoding CAP domain-containing protein — MKTNFKRLFKLVGILTAVVIVTLTGIYFIQTRTIASNRTYKAVTVNVEAEETTADSTEAVTEEQQTTENTTTVEETVATTEEIETATTEAVTETAAVQTIVTEAATETVPETEMVPETAAAAVTEPVTEVHKTTSQVNNSDYTHVVFKNATDTYKFDTLTAAKEAVNVKRLSDEAARSLAKSNETLYASQVEELVGLINEYRTANGLNKVDLTANLTDAAMHRAAESAYSDWNMTAYENGSKRHIRPNFEKASSIATEYGITGNFGENYGRYFDTPAEILNGWKNSDAHNALLLNGSYTKAGIGIAADSDGYLYWIAIFN, encoded by the coding sequence ATGAAGACAAATTTTAAAAGATTATTTAAATTAGTCGGAATACTTACAGCAGTTGTTATTGTTACATTAACGGGTATTTATTTTATCCAGACAAGAACAATAGCAAGTAACAGAACATATAAGGCTGTAACTGTTAATGTGGAAGCAGAGGAAACAACGGCTGATTCTACAGAAGCGGTAACAGAAGAACAGCAGACAACAGAGAATACCACTACAGTAGAGGAAACTGTTGCAACTACTGAAGAAATAGAAACAGCAACAACGGAAGCTGTAACGGAGACAGCAGCAGTACAGACAATTGTAACAGAAGCTGCAACAGAGACCGTTCCTGAGACAGAAATGGTGCCGGAAACAGCAGCAGCTGCAGTAACAGAACCGGTTACAGAAGTTCATAAGACTACGTCACAGGTAAATAACAGTGATTATACCCATGTCGTATTTAAGAATGCGACAGATACATATAAATTCGATACATTAACAGCAGCCAAAGAAGCAGTTAATGTTAAAAGATTATCTGATGAGGCTGCCAGAAGTCTGGCTAAATCCAATGAAACTTTATATGCTTCACAGGTAGAAGAACTTGTTGGACTTATTAATGAATACAGAACAGCCAACGGACTTAATAAAGTTGATTTGACAGCCAATCTTACAGATGCGGCAATGCACAGAGCAGCGGAGAGCGCATATTCAGATTGGAATATGACAGCTTATGAGAATGGCTCAAAGAGGCATATCAGACCTAATTTTGAAAAGGCAAGTTCAATTGCCACAGAATATGGTATAACAGGTAATTTTGGAGAGAATTACGGAAGATATTTTGATACACCTGCCGAAATCCTTAACGGATGGAAGAATTCGGACGCACATAATGCGTTACTTCTTAACGGAAGCTATACAAAAGCAGGTATCGGTATAGCTGCAGATTCAGACGGATATCTGTACTGGATTGCAATTTTTAACTAA
- a CDS encoding histidinol-phosphatase HisJ family protein, whose protein sequence is MIGDYHVHTKFSSDCNSEPEELIKKAISLGMNEICFTDHVDFDYPPENGQTIFRINTKEYFNTLAALRDSYKNRIKIKIGIELGLNPSIEEMNSSFVKSNDFDFVIGSSHIINGNDPYYPEFWKGKSIKEAVMSYFEAILRNVTTYENYDVYGHLDYIRRYIPDKEYVYVDNDFYEITEMIFKNIIFKGKGIELNTRALTSGITNFIPTITLLKRFRDLGGEIVTLGSDSHYVKNLGYAFTTAKDILINTGFRYVTTFEHRTPSFIKL, encoded by the coding sequence ATGATTGGTGATTATCATGTTCATACAAAATTTTCTTCCGATTGTAATTCAGAACCGGAAGAATTAATTAAAAAGGCAATTTCACTTGGAATGAATGAAATATGTTTTACAGACCATGTTGATTTTGACTATCCGCCGGAAAACGGACAGACTATTTTCAGAATCAATACAAAAGAGTATTTTAATACCCTTGCCGCTCTCCGTGACTCATACAAGAACCGCATTAAAATTAAAATCGGTATTGAACTCGGACTTAATCCTTCCATTGAGGAAATGAATTCCTCTTTTGTAAAGTCCAACGACTTTGATTTTGTAATTGGTTCATCACATATTATTAACGGAAACGATCCTTATTATCCAGAATTTTGGAAAGGTAAAAGCATAAAGGAAGCTGTCATGTCTTACTTTGAAGCAATTTTAAGGAATGTAACAACATATGAGAACTATGACGTATACGGACATCTTGATTATATAAGGCGTTACATTCCCGATAAAGAATATGTGTATGTTGATAATGATTTTTATGAAATTACCGAAATGATTTTTAAAAATATTATTTTTAAAGGAAAAGGCATTGAGCTTAACACAAGAGCGCTGACGAGCGGAATAACTAACTTTATCCCAACAATCACATTACTAAAAAGATTCCGAGATCTTGGCGGTGAAATTGTTACTTTAGGCTCTGATTCTCATTATGTAAAGAATCTTGGTTATGCTTTTACAACAGCAAAAGATATTCTTATAAATACAGGTTTCAGATACGTTACAACTTTTGAACATCGTACCCCTTCATTTATAAAATTATAA
- the gap gene encoding type I glyceraldehyde-3-phosphate dehydrogenase: MAVKVAINGFGRIGRLAFRQMFGAEGYEVVAINDLTSPKMLAHLLKYDSSQGKYEKADTVVAGEDSITVDGKTIKIYKFPDANNCPWGELGVDVVLECSGFYTSKEKAQAHINAGARKVVISAPAGNDLPTIVYNTNHKTLKPEDKIISAASCTTNCLAPMADALNKYAAIQSGIMVTIHAYTGDQMILDGPQRKGDLRRSRAGAINIVPNSTGAAKAIGLVIPELNGKLIGSAQRVPTPTGSTTILTAVVKGTDVTVDGINAAMKAASNESFGYNTDEIVSSDIVGMRYGSLFDATQTMVSKVSDDLYEVQVVSWYDNENSYTSQMVRTIKYFSELA; this comes from the coding sequence ATGGCAGTAAAAGTTGCAATTAATGGATTTGGCCGTATCGGTCGTCTTGCATTCAGACAGATGTTTGGAGCAGAAGGATATGAAGTAGTAGCAATCAACGATTTAACAAGTCCTAAGATGCTTGCTCATCTTCTTAAGTATGATTCATCACAGGGTAAATATGAAAAGGCTGATACAGTTGTAGCTGGTGAAGATTCAATCACAGTTGATGGAAAGACAATTAAGATTTATAAATTCCCAGATGCTAACAATTGCCCATGGGGTGAACTTGGAGTTGACGTAGTTCTTGAATGTTCAGGTTTCTATACATCTAAGGAAAAAGCACAGGCTCATATCAATGCAGGTGCTCGTAAGGTAGTTATTTCAGCACCAGCCGGAAATGACCTTCCTACAATCGTTTACAATACTAACCACAAGACATTAAAGCCAGAAGATAAGATTATCTCTGCAGCTTCTTGTACAACTAACTGTTTAGCACCTATGGCTGATGCTCTTAACAAGTATGCAGCAATCCAGTCTGGTATCATGGTAACAATCCATGCTTACACAGGTGACCAGATGATCCTTGACGGACCACAGAGAAAGGGTGACCTTAGAAGATCAAGAGCAGGTGCTATTAATATCGTTCCTAACTCAACAGGTGCAGCTAAGGCAATCGGTCTTGTTATTCCTGAATTAAACGGAAAGCTCATCGGATCTGCTCAGCGTGTTCCTACACCAACAGGTTCTACAACAATCCTTACAGCAGTTGTTAAGGGTACAGATGTAACAGTTGATGGAATCAACGCAGCTATGAAGGCAGCTTCTAACGAATCATTCGGTTACAACACAGATGAAATCGTTTCTTCAGATATCGTTGGTATGAGATATGGTTCATTATTCGATGCTACACAGACAATGGTTAGCAAAGTATCTGACGACCTTTACGAAGTACAGGTTGTTTCATGGTATGATAATGAAAATTCATACACAAGCCAGATGGTAAGAACAATTAAGTATTTCTCAGAATTAGCTTAA
- a CDS encoding phosphoglycerate kinase codes for MMLNKKSIDDINVKGLRVLVRCDFNVPLKAGVITDENRIVAALPTIKKLINDGGKVILCSHLGKVKNGPNEDESLAPVAKRLSEKLGKEVVFAADDEVVGPNAKAAVAAMKDGDVVLLQNTRFRKEETKNEDNFSKELASLCDVYVNDAFGACHRAHCSTAGITKFVKTNVVGYLMQKEIEFLGNAVNNPVRPFVAILGGAKVADKLNVISNLLEKCDTLIIGGGMAYTFLKAKGYEIGKSLVDDTKIDYCKEMMAKAESLGKKLLLPVDAVTIADFPNPIDAPVEIEVYDADKMPADREGCDIGPKTQALFADAVKTAKTVVWNGPMGVFENPTLAAGTIAVAKSLAETSATTIIGGGDSAAAVNTLGFGDKMTHISTGGGASLEFLEGKALPGIESADDK; via the coding sequence ATTATGCTTAACAAGAAATCTATTGATGATATTAACGTAAAGGGACTCAGGGTTCTTGTAAGATGTGACTTTAACGTACCTTTAAAGGCCGGCGTTATCACAGACGAAAACAGAATTGTGGCAGCTCTTCCAACAATTAAGAAATTAATAAATGATGGTGGAAAAGTAATCCTTTGCTCACATCTTGGTAAAGTTAAGAACGGACCTAACGAAGATGAATCATTAGCACCTGTAGCAAAGAGACTTTCAGAAAAACTTGGTAAAGAAGTAGTTTTTGCTGCTGATGATGAAGTAGTAGGACCTAATGCTAAAGCAGCAGTAGCTGCCATGAAGGACGGAGACGTTGTTCTTCTCCAGAATACAAGATTCAGAAAAGAAGAAACAAAGAACGAAGATAATTTCTCAAAAGAACTTGCTTCTCTTTGCGATGTATATGTAAATGATGCTTTCGGTGCATGCCACAGAGCACATTGCTCAACAGCAGGCATTACAAAGTTTGTTAAGACAAACGTTGTAGGTTACCTTATGCAGAAAGAAATCGAATTCCTTGGTAATGCAGTAAATAACCCTGTAAGACCATTCGTTGCAATTCTTGGTGGAGCTAAGGTTGCTGATAAGCTTAATGTTATCTCTAACCTTCTTGAGAAGTGTGATACACTTATCATCGGTGGCGGTATGGCTTATACATTCTTAAAAGCTAAAGGATACGAAATTGGTAAGTCACTTGTTGACGATACAAAGATTGATTACTGCAAGGAAATGATGGCTAAGGCTGAATCACTTGGTAAGAAGTTATTATTACCTGTTGATGCGGTTACTATCGCAGATTTCCCTAACCCAATTGATGCACCGGTTGAGATTGAAGTATATGATGCAGATAAGATGCCGGCTGACCGTGAAGGCTGTGATATCGGACCTAAGACACAGGCTCTTTTTGCTGACGCAGTTAAGACAGCAAAGACAGTTGTCTGGAACGGACCTATGGGTGTATTTGAGAACCCTACTCTTGCAGCAGGTACAATTGCAGTAGCTAAATCACTTGCTGAAACTTCTGCTACAACAATTATCGGTGGTGGTGATTCTGCTGCCGCAGTTAATACACTTGGATTTGGTGATAAGATGACCCACATCTCAACAGGTGGTGGAGCATCCCTTGAATTCCTTGAAGGAAAAGCTCTTCCTGGAATTGAATCAGCAGATGATAAGTAA
- the tpiA gene encoding triose-phosphate isomerase produces the protein MSRRRIIAGNWKMNKTPSEAKALIEELKPLVVNPDVDVVYCVPAIDLTTAIEATKGTNVSIGAENMYFEESGAYTGEISPNMLTDIGVKYVIIGHSERREYFAETDATVNKKVIKAFEHGITPIICCGETLEQREQGITLDWIRMQIKIAFQNVTADQAKEAVIAYEPIWAIGTGKTATAEQAEEVCAGIREVIGEIYDDATAAAIRIQYGGSMNASNAAELLSKPNIDGGLIGGASLKADFGKIVNA, from the coding sequence ATGTCTAGAAGAAGAATTATTGCAGGTAACTGGAAGATGAATAAGACTCCAAGTGAAGCTAAGGCTTTAATTGAAGAGTTAAAACCACTTGTAGTTAATCCTGATGTAGATGTTGTATATTGCGTTCCTGCTATTGACCTTACAACAGCAATCGAAGCAACAAAGGGTACTAATGTATCAATCGGTGCCGAGAATATGTATTTTGAAGAAAGTGGTGCATACACAGGAGAAATCTCTCCAAACATGCTCACAGATATCGGTGTAAAATACGTTATAATCGGTCATTCAGAGAGAAGAGAGTATTTTGCAGAAACAGATGCTACAGTTAATAAGAAAGTTATTAAAGCATTTGAACATGGAATTACTCCTATTATCTGTTGTGGTGAGACTCTTGAACAGAGAGAGCAGGGCATCACACTTGACTGGATCAGAATGCAGATTAAGATTGCATTCCAGAATGTAACAGCAGATCAGGCTAAAGAAGCAGTTATCGCTTACGAGCCAATCTGGGCAATCGGAACAGGCAAGACAGCAACAGCAGAACAGGCTGAAGAAGTATGTGCAGGTATCCGTGAAGTAATCGGCGAGATTTATGATGATGCAACAGCAGCAGCTATCAGAATCCAGTACGGCGGATCTATGAATGCTTCTAATGCAGCAGAATTACTTTCAAAGCCTAACATTGACGGCGGTCTTATCGGCGGTGCAAGTTTAAAGGCTGATTTTGGCAAGATTGTCAACGCATAA
- a CDS encoding exodeoxyribonuclease III: MGKGFMDFFDSVDADIFCLQEIKLSEGQIEWNKENYYSYWNYAEKKGYSGTAVFSKEKPLSVKYGIGIDEHDHEGRVITLEFENFYMVTVYTPNSQRELTRLEYRMKWEDDFRNFLNDLRKTKPVVVTGDMNVAHKEIDLKNPKTNRKNAGFTDEERQKMTELLDSGFIDTFRYFYPDVEQKYSWWSYMFKSREKNAGWRIDYFLASKELEDRLISAEIHDKVLGSDHCPIELVIDL; the protein is encoded by the coding sequence ATGGGAAAAGGATTTATGGATTTTTTTGACAGTGTTGATGCAGATATTTTCTGCCTTCAGGAAATTAAGCTGTCAGAAGGTCAGATTGAATGGAATAAAGAAAATTATTATTCATATTGGAATTATGCTGAGAAAAAAGGTTATTCCGGTACTGCGGTTTTTTCTAAGGAAAAGCCACTCTCAGTAAAATATGGAATTGGAATAGATGAGCATGACCATGAGGGACGTGTGATTACACTTGAATTTGAGAATTTTTATATGGTAACGGTGTATACACCCAATTCCCAGAGAGAATTAACACGCCTTGAGTACAGAATGAAATGGGAAGATGACTTTAGGAATTTCTTAAATGATTTGAGAAAAACCAAACCGGTAGTGGTAACGGGCGATATGAATGTAGCACACAAAGAGATTGACCTTAAGAACCCTAAGACTAACAGAAAAAATGCAGGCTTCACGGATGAAGAACGTCAAAAAATGACTGAATTACTTGATTCAGGCTTTATTGATACCTTCAGATATTTTTATCCTGATGTAGAGCAGAAGTATTCATGGTGGTCATATATGTTCAAATCCCGCGAGAAAAATGCAGGATGGAGAATTGATTATTTTCTTGCTTCAAAGGAACTTGAAGATAGACTTATCAGTGCAGAGATTCATGACAAGGTATTAGGTTCTGACCACTGTCCGATTGAGCTTGTAATTGATTTATAA
- a CDS encoding ABC transporter ATP-binding protein, whose protein sequence is MIYVKGVSLKIKKDMILSDIDLHIEKGKITGLVGRNGSGKTMLMKCITGFVKPTAGEIIFSGKKIGEDVDFPANTGIILETPSFVPFYSGYKNLYELASLNHKTDKSGIEDILKKVGLYEAKDKLVKKYSLGMRQRLGIAQALMENPDTLILDEPMNGLDNACVKMIREILLDLKKEGKTILLVSHNFEDIKCLCDKIYEIDHGKLMLPAD, encoded by the coding sequence ATGATATACGTTAAAGGCGTCTCTCTGAAAATTAAGAAAGACATGATTTTATCGGATATTGATTTACATATAGAAAAGGGCAAAATTACAGGTCTTGTGGGAAGAAACGGCTCAGGAAAAACAATGTTAATGAAGTGTATAACAGGATTTGTTAAGCCAACAGCCGGAGAAATAATCTTTTCAGGCAAAAAAATAGGAGAAGATGTGGATTTTCCGGCAAATACGGGCATAATACTTGAGACACCTTCTTTTGTTCCGTTTTATTCCGGATACAAAAATCTATACGAACTTGCATCTTTAAATCATAAAACAGATAAATCAGGTATCGAGGATATCCTCAAAAAAGTAGGCTTGTATGAAGCCAAGGACAAACTGGTAAAAAAATATAGTCTGGGAATGAGACAAAGGCTTGGTATTGCACAGGCACTTATGGAAAATCCGGATACGCTTATTCTCGATGAACCCATGAACGGACTTGATAATGCCTGTGTAAAAATGATTAGAGAGATTTTGCTTGACCTAAAGAAAGAAGGCAAAACAATCCTGTTAGTCAGCCATAATTTTGAAGATATTAAATGCCTTTGTGATAAAATTTATGAAATAGACCACGGTAAATTGATGCTTCCTGCCGATTGA